The following nucleotide sequence is from Deinococcus seoulensis.
AACTGTGAACGGGGATAGGGGATGGTTGATGGTTGATGGAGGAGGGTACTCGTGAGCACGGAGAAACTCGCGCTGACCACGAATTCGGGTGCCCGCAAACCTGCCTCGGCGGGTGGAGCACATAACTCCCTGGCCGCCGAACTGACGCGCCTGCTGGGGCCGCGCAAGGTGCTGTCGAACCTGTCCGAACGCCTGAACTACCGCTACGACGCTATCCAGTTCGGTGCCACGCCGCTGGCCGTCGTGCTGCCCGAAAGCACCGGGGACGTGGTGGCCGCCGTGCGGGCGGCGCGCGCGGCGGGCGTGCCCATCGTGGGGCGCGGCGCGGCCAGCGGCCTGTCGGGCGGCGCGGCCCCCACCGAACCCGGACTGGTGATCTCGTTCACGCGCATGACCCGCCTGACCATCCACCCCGAGCGGCGTGAGGCGCAGGCGCAGGCGGGCGTGATCACCCTGGCCGTCAGCGACGCTGCCAGACCGCACGGCCTGATCTACCCGCCGGACCCCGCCAGTTTCCGCACGAGCACCATCGGCGGGAACCTTGCGGAGAACGCGGGCGGCCCCATGTGCTTCAAGTACGGCGTGACCGGCGATTACGTCCGCGCCCTGAGCTTCGTGGACGCAGACGGAGAGGAGCACCACGTCACCCGCGACGCCTTCGACCTCGCCGGACTGCTGATCGGCTCCGAGGGCACCCTGGGCCTGATCACCGAGGCCACCCTGCGCCTGATCCCGCCCGCCACGCACACCCGCACCCTCATGGCGCACTTCCCCGAGGTCGGCGCGTGCGCCGAGGCGGTCAGCGCCGCCATCGCCGCCGGGGCGGTGCCCAGCAAACTGGAGTTCATGGACCGCGCCTGCACGAACGCCGTCGAGGACTACCTGAACCTCGGCCTGCCCCGAGACGCCGAGGCCGTCCTGCTGGTCGACACCGACGGAGACGACCTGAACACCGTGCAGGACGAACTGCAACTCGTGGCCGACGCCTGCGAACGCGCCGGAGGCACCGTGCGCCGCGCCGCCACCGACGCCGAGGGAGCCGCCCTGTGGCGCGCGCGGCGCAGCGT
It contains:
- a CDS encoding FAD-binding oxidoreductase, with the translated sequence MSTEKLALTTNSGARKPASAGGAHNSLAAELTRLLGPRKVLSNLSERLNYRYDAIQFGATPLAVVLPESTGDVVAAVRAARAAGVPIVGRGAASGLSGGAAPTEPGLVISFTRMTRLTIHPERREAQAQAGVITLAVSDAARPHGLIYPPDPASFRTSTIGGNLAENAGGPMCFKYGVTGDYVRALSFVDADGEEHHVTRDAFDLAGLLIGSEGTLGLITEATLRLIPPATHTRTLMAHFPEVGACAEAVSAAIAAGAVPSKLEFMDRACTNAVEDYLNLGLPRDAEAVLLVDTDGDDLNTVQDELQLVADACERAGGTVRRAATDAEGAALWRARRSVSPALGRIRPQRMNEDIVVPRSALPDVVREIRALGDASPFRLVQFGHIGDGNLHPNILFDPRREDTHAVHDLAHQIALVAIRHGGVLSGEHGIGSMKRDFMTDAVDPGTLKALWNVKRALDPHLALNPGKILPAEGVNG